The following nucleotide sequence is from Phocoena sinus isolate mPhoSin1 chromosome 14, mPhoSin1.pri, whole genome shotgun sequence.
GTTCTGAGCTATTCCTAGTCCAAATGTCTGCCAAATTGAGAGAGACATCAAAACTCCCTTCCACAAACTTCAGGGGACCCTGACTGCATTCTGGCAATGAGGTGGAAGAGGGAGGGCAGGCCTCTAATATGGTCTCCAGCCGCCACTGGAGCAGCTACTACAGCTCAGAGGCCTACCGCCAGCGGTTCAGGCAGTTTGACTACCAAGAGTCATCTGGGCCCCGGGAGGCTCTGAGCCGGCTCCGCGAGCTGTGCTTGTCAGTGGCTGAGGCAGAGGTGCACAGCAAGGAGCAGATCCTGGAGCTGCTCGTGCTGGAGCAGTTCCTGGCCATGTTGCCTGAGGAGCTGCAGGCCTGGTTGAAGAGAACCGACCAGAGAGTGGAGAGGAAGCCGTGGTGATGCTGGAGGAGCTGGAGAAAGAACATGACGGGTGGCTGAACAGGTGAGAAGGGGCTGTGGGCATGAGGGACAAGGCTGAGTCAGGAGCTCTGGCACATCACTGGGGTTAGAGCTCCCAAATTGTACTCCCACTCAGCACAACTAAATGTAGAGTGTGGTGAGTGGACTTCCCAGCTGTTGCCAGAGACAGAACGCGCCTctgccttcctcccttttcctgtGTCCCAGGATAGTTTCTTCACTGTTATTTATCTTCAAGTCCCAACCTGATTCCCTTCTTCAGCCTCAGTTAGTACCAAACTGTTTCTAGGTCTCTCTTGGACGAAATGAGGACATGCTTGCAAAGAAGCTATCAACTTGTGAAATCACTCAGGAGACACCATGTAGCCAGCTTAAGCCCACAAAAAAGCAACTGCAGTGGGCATCGAAGGAGCATCACACCTTAAGACAAAATGGTGAGGGGCAGGGTTCAGTTCAtggttggggggtgggaaggTGGCCTCTCAGCCCACCCATCACACACATCTAGGCTGCGTTCTGTAAGCGGTCTCCAatctcccctcctgcctcctgttcCTGTGGGAACTTCCACCATTATATATCCTGCCAGTGCACATTCTCAGTATTTTGTCCTTATTTCCTTCTCAGAGATTCTTATAATATCGTTCAGATTTTTGAATCCTTGACATCATCTCCATCCGGAT
It contains:
- the ZNF396 gene encoding LOW QUALITY PROTEIN: zinc finger protein 396 (The sequence of the model RefSeq protein was modified relative to this genomic sequence to represent the inferred CDS: inserted 1 base in 1 codon) translates to MVSSRHWSSYYSSEAYRQRFRQFDYQESSGPREALSRLRELCLSVAEAEVHSKEQILELLVLEQFLAMLPEELQAWXEENRPESGEEAVVMLEELEKEHDGWLNSTTKCRVSLGRNEDMLAKKLSTCEITQETPCSQLKPTKKQLQWASKEHHTLRQNDRDTGTINVKSASRRKTSSGKELHHKVSNTLQMNASQSFTFRGTCEQDRKFERRQGNRTRKKQHKCNECGKVFTQSSALNLHQRIHSGEKPYTCDVCAKAFSRSAILIQHRRTHTGEKPFKCHECGKAFSQSSNLFRHRKKHTREKVPSVL